The genomic region TGTCCCCAGGCTGGGCTGCAGATAAAGGCTAAGCTGCCCGAGATGAGTAATAAAGTCATCAATTTTCTCAAGGGCTTCCTCCATATAATAATAATAATACGATGAACGAGGGCGCAAAGCGTTCATCTTTGGAAACCGTCCGCTGCTTCCCGAGCGATCGGGCGGGGCGGGAAAGATAGCAATTTGCGAACCGGAAATGCGTAACCGAATTCCTGGATGCCGGAATTCGTTTCTGCCCTTTGCGAAGCGTTGTGATTAACCCCGTCCGAAGGCCGGGTTGTTCGCAAAAGCCCAGAAAAACGAGGGATAAAGTCGTTTAAAAGTCCGTTCCGGGACGATTTTCCGATTTAAAAGACTTTATCACTTACTTTTAGATGAAATTCGGCTGTTTTTATGGGATACCTGCAGTAGAAAGGTGTAAAAATAATGTCAGCCATGGCAAAAAAAGAAAGCCGAAGTAGCTTCGGCTTATTTGCAATACACCACCAAATTACCTTAACTTGGGTCAGTATCAGGTCAGCAGTGGACAGACACGTTGCCATCGAACCGGCGGGGATAAACTCTTCAAACTTGATGGTATATCATATGAGGCGGTGCCAAATGATGTGAAGGGTTAGGGAGAAATCTCCCTAACCCTGCCGGGATAATAATTCTTCGGCCTTTTGAATCAGGCCGCGAACGATCAGCCCGGCCTCGCGGGTGGTGATGTTGCCATAGTCGTAGCTACCATTTTCGACCTGGATACGATCGGCAAAACCGAGTTCTTTTGCGATTTCGTACTTGGTGGCGTCGGAAACAATACTGCCGCGACGGCTCAAGGATTCACCCCCTTGGCGGAGTCTCCGCCGGAGACTCCAACGATAGTATTCGCTTTGGCCGCTAAACTATGTCGCACTCAATATTCCG from Hydrogenispora ethanolica harbors:
- a CDS encoding small, acid-soluble spore protein, alpha/beta type, whose product is MSRRGSIVSDATKYEIAKELGFADRIQVENGSYDYGNITTREAGLIVRGLIQKAEELLSRQG